From Triticum urartu cultivar G1812 chromosome 2, Tu2.1, whole genome shotgun sequence, a single genomic window includes:
- the LOC125539246 gene encoding U-box domain-containing protein 57-like isoform X2 gives MPGLFSYYKKVTSGASPCSLMTSLHKLLSRTFLFLNPDGVKLFLEVLNDSSPQNLSNDDGLVFLKLYDPEQTQIRYIGMLFVKASSRPSDILPKLRSLAGFCADEEMELYEEIKFEPSAMCEAIDANITFSESQIGHGDIICYQKSSKSLSHHAYPSVEIFFKRIHDLKAVVPGEQRKILALEEEVARLKHQSDLQTEKANMECQRFKRERDNAVRQLNELQDQNPQIFLEFPITNLLQATENFSDLCKVGDTEYGRVYKGIIHDTTVAIKLSRSDILFQQEVSILRQGRHPSIVNCIGKCSEVSALVYEWLPNGNLQDHIVCANGSTPLSWQIRTQIIGEICSALLFLHSREPHALVHGDLRPCNIFADANFRSKICNFGMLTLFLQPGNHQPALTARLPYLDPEFLTTGELTPLSDVYSLGVIILCLLTGLPPLTIAKKVSEALENNSLHTLIDKSAGNWPYVQAKQLAVIGLSCVEMTREKRPDLLTKVWPVVEPLIRKPPAAPWPYVQSAVTGSSAPGHLICPIRMDIMKDPQVASDGFTYEAEAIRRWFDGGNNRSPMTNLPLANRDLVPNRAVLSSIQEYHEQQRQPGS, from the exons ATGCCTGGCTTATTTTCTTATTACAAAAAGGTGACATCAGGAGCTAGTCCCTGCTCCCTG ATGACTAGCCTTCATAAACTATTGTCAAGGACCTTCTTGTTCCTGAATCCTGATGGTGTGAAGCTGTTTTTGGAG GTGCTCAATGATTCTTCCCCACAAAATCTGAGCAACGATGATGGATTAGTGTTTTTAAAGCTTTATGACCCAGAACAAACGCAGATACG ATATATTGGAATGCTGTTTGTAAAAGCTTCATCAAGGCCTTCAGATATTCTTCCGAAACTAAGAAGTCTAGCTGGTTTTTGTGCAGATGAGGAAATGGAATTATATGAG GAAATCAAATTCGAACCTTCTGCCATGTGTGAAGCCATAGATGCCAATATTACATTTTCAGAAAGCCAG ATTGGGCATGGGGATATCATTTGCTACCAGAAAAGCTCGAAGTCTTTGAGCCACCATGCATACCCTTCTGTTGAAATATTCTTCAAGCGTATTCATGATTTGAAGGCAGTTGTTCCG GGGGAGCAAAGGAAGATATTAGCTCTGGAAGAGGAGGTTGCTAGGTTAAAACATCAGTCTGACCTTCAAACAGAGAAGGCAAACATGG AATGCCAGCGATTTAAACGTGAGCGAGACAATGCGGTACGACAGCTGAATGAGCTGCAGGATCAGAATCCTCAGATTTTCCTCGAGTTTCCCATCACAAATTTGCTGCAAGCAACGGAGAACTTCAGTGACCTGTGTAAGGTTGGAGACACCGAATATGGACGTGTATATAAAGGCATTATACACGATACTACAGTAGCTATCAAGCTATCCAGATCTGATATTTTATTTCAACAAGAG GTTTCTATTCTTCGTCAAGGCAGACATCCAAGCATTGTCAACTGCATTGGAAAATGTTCTGAAGTTTCAGCTCTTGTGTACGAGTGGTTGCCAAACGGAAACCTCCAAGATCACATTGTTTGTGCTAATGGCTCTACACCTCTCTCGTGGCAGATCCGCACACAGATCATCGGTGAGATTTGTTCTGCGCTGCTGTTCCTGCATTCGCGTGAGCCTCATGCTTTGGTCCATGGCGATCTACGTCCTTGTAACATATTTGCCGACGCCAACTTCAGAAGCAAGATCTGCAACTTTGGTATGTTAACCCTGTTTCTCCAGCCCGGCAACCACCAACCAGCTCTGACAGCCAGGTTGCCATACCTGGACCCGGAGTTCCTCACCACCGGAGAGCTCACACCCCTTTCTGATGTCTACTCTCTGGGTGTTATCATCCTGTGTCTCTTGACTGGATTGCCTCCCTTGACTATTGCAAAGAAAGTTTCAGAAGCATTGGAGAATAATAGCTTGCACACGCTGATTGATAAATCAGCAGGGAACTGGCCTTATGTACAAGCCAAGCAGTTAGCCGTCATTGGTCTTAGCTGTGTGGAAATGACGAGGGAAAAGCGACCTGATCTCTTAACAAAGGTATGGCCAGTTGTTGAGCCCCTTATCAGGAAGCCTCCTGCAGCCCCATGGCCATATGTCCAATCGGCAGTTACAGGAAGTTCCGCGCCTGGCCACTTGATTTGTCCAATTCGCATG GATATTATGAAGGATCCTCAAGTGGCATCTGATGGATTCACTTACGAAGCAGAAGCCATAAGGCGCTGGTTTGATGGCGGGAACAACAGGTCTCCGATGACGAACTTGCCGCTAGCAAATCGTGATCTCGTCCCAAATCGCGCCGTCCTCTCTTCCATCCAGGAGTACCATGAACAGCAGAGGCAGCCAGGTTCCTGA
- the LOC125539246 gene encoding U-box domain-containing protein 57-like isoform X3, whose translation MPGLFSYYKKMTSLHKLLSRTFLFLNPDGVKLFLEVLNDSSPQNLSNDDGLVFLKLYDPEQTQIRYIGMLFVKASSRPSDILPKLRSLAGFCADEEMELYEEIKFEPSAMCEAIDANITFSESQIGHGDIICYQKSSKSLSHHAYPSVEIFFKRIHDLKAVVPGEQRKILALEEEVARLKHQSDLQTEKANMECQRFKRERDNAVRQLNELQDQNPQIFLEFPITNLLQATENFSDLCKVGDTEYGRVYKGIIHDTTVAIKLSRSDILFQQEVSILRQGRHPSIVNCIGKCSEVSALVYEWLPNGNLQDHIVCANGSTPLSWQIRTQIIGEICSALLFLHSREPHALVHGDLRPCNIFADANFRSKICNFGMLTLFLQPGNHQPALTARLPYLDPEFLTTGELTPLSDVYSLGVIILCLLTGLPPLTIAKKVSEALENNSLHTLIDKSAGNWPYVQAKQLAVIGLSCVEMTREKRPDLLTKVWPVVEPLIRKPPAAPWPYVQSAVTGSSAPGHLICPIRMDIMKDPQVASDGFTYEAEAIRRWFDGGNNRSPMTNLPLANRDLVPNRAVLSSIQEYHEQQRQPGS comes from the exons ATGCCTGGCTTATTTTCTTATTACAAAAAG ATGACTAGCCTTCATAAACTATTGTCAAGGACCTTCTTGTTCCTGAATCCTGATGGTGTGAAGCTGTTTTTGGAG GTGCTCAATGATTCTTCCCCACAAAATCTGAGCAACGATGATGGATTAGTGTTTTTAAAGCTTTATGACCCAGAACAAACGCAGATACG ATATATTGGAATGCTGTTTGTAAAAGCTTCATCAAGGCCTTCAGATATTCTTCCGAAACTAAGAAGTCTAGCTGGTTTTTGTGCAGATGAGGAAATGGAATTATATGAG GAAATCAAATTCGAACCTTCTGCCATGTGTGAAGCCATAGATGCCAATATTACATTTTCAGAAAGCCAG ATTGGGCATGGGGATATCATTTGCTACCAGAAAAGCTCGAAGTCTTTGAGCCACCATGCATACCCTTCTGTTGAAATATTCTTCAAGCGTATTCATGATTTGAAGGCAGTTGTTCCG GGGGAGCAAAGGAAGATATTAGCTCTGGAAGAGGAGGTTGCTAGGTTAAAACATCAGTCTGACCTTCAAACAGAGAAGGCAAACATGG AATGCCAGCGATTTAAACGTGAGCGAGACAATGCGGTACGACAGCTGAATGAGCTGCAGGATCAGAATCCTCAGATTTTCCTCGAGTTTCCCATCACAAATTTGCTGCAAGCAACGGAGAACTTCAGTGACCTGTGTAAGGTTGGAGACACCGAATATGGACGTGTATATAAAGGCATTATACACGATACTACAGTAGCTATCAAGCTATCCAGATCTGATATTTTATTTCAACAAGAG GTTTCTATTCTTCGTCAAGGCAGACATCCAAGCATTGTCAACTGCATTGGAAAATGTTCTGAAGTTTCAGCTCTTGTGTACGAGTGGTTGCCAAACGGAAACCTCCAAGATCACATTGTTTGTGCTAATGGCTCTACACCTCTCTCGTGGCAGATCCGCACACAGATCATCGGTGAGATTTGTTCTGCGCTGCTGTTCCTGCATTCGCGTGAGCCTCATGCTTTGGTCCATGGCGATCTACGTCCTTGTAACATATTTGCCGACGCCAACTTCAGAAGCAAGATCTGCAACTTTGGTATGTTAACCCTGTTTCTCCAGCCCGGCAACCACCAACCAGCTCTGACAGCCAGGTTGCCATACCTGGACCCGGAGTTCCTCACCACCGGAGAGCTCACACCCCTTTCTGATGTCTACTCTCTGGGTGTTATCATCCTGTGTCTCTTGACTGGATTGCCTCCCTTGACTATTGCAAAGAAAGTTTCAGAAGCATTGGAGAATAATAGCTTGCACACGCTGATTGATAAATCAGCAGGGAACTGGCCTTATGTACAAGCCAAGCAGTTAGCCGTCATTGGTCTTAGCTGTGTGGAAATGACGAGGGAAAAGCGACCTGATCTCTTAACAAAGGTATGGCCAGTTGTTGAGCCCCTTATCAGGAAGCCTCCTGCAGCCCCATGGCCATATGTCCAATCGGCAGTTACAGGAAGTTCCGCGCCTGGCCACTTGATTTGTCCAATTCGCATG GATATTATGAAGGATCCTCAAGTGGCATCTGATGGATTCACTTACGAAGCAGAAGCCATAAGGCGCTGGTTTGATGGCGGGAACAACAGGTCTCCGATGACGAACTTGCCGCTAGCAAATCGTGATCTCGTCCCAAATCGCGCCGTCCTCTCTTCCATCCAGGAGTACCATGAACAGCAGAGGCAGCCAGGTTCCTGA
- the LOC125539246 gene encoding U-box domain-containing protein 57-like isoform X1 yields MPPRAISIKVAREEDLSSHIGNDGFYFDLVDFDRVRAFQIPDNTTMSRLKEEIAVEFSIPSQFQRLWLFCKRQNGTWRPVRPFSTEENNLSMTSLHKLLSRTFLFLNPDGVKLFLEVLNDSSPQNLSNDDGLVFLKLYDPEQTQIRYIGMLFVKASSRPSDILPKLRSLAGFCADEEMELYEEIKFEPSAMCEAIDANITFSESQIGHGDIICYQKSSKSLSHHAYPSVEIFFKRIHDLKAVVPGEQRKILALEEEVARLKHQSDLQTEKANMECQRFKRERDNAVRQLNELQDQNPQIFLEFPITNLLQATENFSDLCKVGDTEYGRVYKGIIHDTTVAIKLSRSDILFQQEVSILRQGRHPSIVNCIGKCSEVSALVYEWLPNGNLQDHIVCANGSTPLSWQIRTQIIGEICSALLFLHSREPHALVHGDLRPCNIFADANFRSKICNFGMLTLFLQPGNHQPALTARLPYLDPEFLTTGELTPLSDVYSLGVIILCLLTGLPPLTIAKKVSEALENNSLHTLIDKSAGNWPYVQAKQLAVIGLSCVEMTREKRPDLLTKVWPVVEPLIRKPPAAPWPYVQSAVTGSSAPGHLICPIRMDIMKDPQVASDGFTYEAEAIRRWFDGGNNRSPMTNLPLANRDLVPNRAVLSSIQEYHEQQRQPGS; encoded by the exons ATGCCACCTCGGGCTATCAGCATAAAG GTGGCGAGGGAAGAAGATTTGTCCTCACACATTGGAAACGATGGCTTCTATTTTGATCTCGTCGACTTCGACAGGGTGAGGGCTTTCCAGATCCCGGATAACACGACTATGTCCCGATTGAAG GAGGAAATTGCAGTAGAGTTCAGCATCCCATCTCAATTTCAGCGCCTCTGGTTGTTTTGTAAAAGGCAAAACGGGACATGGCGTCCTGTTAGGCCATTCTCTACCGAAGAAAACAATCTATCT ATGACTAGCCTTCATAAACTATTGTCAAGGACCTTCTTGTTCCTGAATCCTGATGGTGTGAAGCTGTTTTTGGAG GTGCTCAATGATTCTTCCCCACAAAATCTGAGCAACGATGATGGATTAGTGTTTTTAAAGCTTTATGACCCAGAACAAACGCAGATACG ATATATTGGAATGCTGTTTGTAAAAGCTTCATCAAGGCCTTCAGATATTCTTCCGAAACTAAGAAGTCTAGCTGGTTTTTGTGCAGATGAGGAAATGGAATTATATGAG GAAATCAAATTCGAACCTTCTGCCATGTGTGAAGCCATAGATGCCAATATTACATTTTCAGAAAGCCAG ATTGGGCATGGGGATATCATTTGCTACCAGAAAAGCTCGAAGTCTTTGAGCCACCATGCATACCCTTCTGTTGAAATATTCTTCAAGCGTATTCATGATTTGAAGGCAGTTGTTCCG GGGGAGCAAAGGAAGATATTAGCTCTGGAAGAGGAGGTTGCTAGGTTAAAACATCAGTCTGACCTTCAAACAGAGAAGGCAAACATGG AATGCCAGCGATTTAAACGTGAGCGAGACAATGCGGTACGACAGCTGAATGAGCTGCAGGATCAGAATCCTCAGATTTTCCTCGAGTTTCCCATCACAAATTTGCTGCAAGCAACGGAGAACTTCAGTGACCTGTGTAAGGTTGGAGACACCGAATATGGACGTGTATATAAAGGCATTATACACGATACTACAGTAGCTATCAAGCTATCCAGATCTGATATTTTATTTCAACAAGAG GTTTCTATTCTTCGTCAAGGCAGACATCCAAGCATTGTCAACTGCATTGGAAAATGTTCTGAAGTTTCAGCTCTTGTGTACGAGTGGTTGCCAAACGGAAACCTCCAAGATCACATTGTTTGTGCTAATGGCTCTACACCTCTCTCGTGGCAGATCCGCACACAGATCATCGGTGAGATTTGTTCTGCGCTGCTGTTCCTGCATTCGCGTGAGCCTCATGCTTTGGTCCATGGCGATCTACGTCCTTGTAACATATTTGCCGACGCCAACTTCAGAAGCAAGATCTGCAACTTTGGTATGTTAACCCTGTTTCTCCAGCCCGGCAACCACCAACCAGCTCTGACAGCCAGGTTGCCATACCTGGACCCGGAGTTCCTCACCACCGGAGAGCTCACACCCCTTTCTGATGTCTACTCTCTGGGTGTTATCATCCTGTGTCTCTTGACTGGATTGCCTCCCTTGACTATTGCAAAGAAAGTTTCAGAAGCATTGGAGAATAATAGCTTGCACACGCTGATTGATAAATCAGCAGGGAACTGGCCTTATGTACAAGCCAAGCAGTTAGCCGTCATTGGTCTTAGCTGTGTGGAAATGACGAGGGAAAAGCGACCTGATCTCTTAACAAAGGTATGGCCAGTTGTTGAGCCCCTTATCAGGAAGCCTCCTGCAGCCCCATGGCCATATGTCCAATCGGCAGTTACAGGAAGTTCCGCGCCTGGCCACTTGATTTGTCCAATTCGCATG GATATTATGAAGGATCCTCAAGTGGCATCTGATGGATTCACTTACGAAGCAGAAGCCATAAGGCGCTGGTTTGATGGCGGGAACAACAGGTCTCCGATGACGAACTTGCCGCTAGCAAATCGTGATCTCGTCCCAAATCGCGCCGTCCTCTCTTCCATCCAGGAGTACCATGAACAGCAGAGGCAGCCAGGTTCCTGA